TGATTTCCCGGCACCCGGGCCTGCTGCACGACCTGCAGACGGTCTACGGCGCCGAAGACCTGTACAACCTGCTTGAGGTGATTGCGGTGGACGCACACAACAGGCGCGTCCTAGCTGAACCGAGGTAATTGCATGGCCACCATCACCGATGCCTTGCTCGTCACTGCGGGTTTCGATCCGAAGCGTTTCGCGGCGGATACCATCACCGGCGCGGCCGGCCTGGGGCAAATGGCCGAGAACCTGGGCATGAGCACGGAGCGGCTGTCTGCCTGGCAGATGGCGGCCGAGCGGGCTGGCGGAACCGCGGAAGCCATTTCCGCCCAATTGAGGGAATCCTCGGGCGAGGTAGCCAGATTCAACCGCGGATCCGCCGCGGACTCGCTACCCGCGTTCTTCCGCAACGGCGGCAATGTCGGCGACCTCAAGGATGGGAACACCTACCTGCTGGCCAGGTCGAGGATCATTGCCGATCTTTACCAGAAGGACAGGGCTCAGGCCGCGCTGGCCGCCCAGGACATGGGCATCAGCGAGGGCCTGTTCAATCTGTTCAAGCGCGGGCCCGACGAGCTCGAACGGATGCTTCAGGTCCAGGAGAAACGTGCAGCCATCTCCGGCAACGATGCGCAAGCGGCCGCGCAGCTGCGTGACCGCTACCTGGACCTGCGCGATACCTTTGAATCGGTGAGCGTCAAGGTGCTGCTGGCGCTCATGCCGGCGTTCGAGCGGCTTATCTCGCTAGCCCAGGGCTGGGGCGATTATCTGCTTGAGAACCGCGACGAGATCGTCGAGTGGGTCGACGCAGCGGCGCAGGCCATCGTGAAGTTCGTCGATGCAGTCGATTCGGCGGCGCAGGCGGTGGGAGGATGGCAAAACGTCCTGCTGGCGTTGGGGACGCTCAAGATTCTGTCCTGGGCGAATTCGCTGCTGAGCCTGGCATCTGCCTTGGGGGCTGTGGCTACGGCTCTCGGAACACTTGGTGGCGCCGGTGCGGCGCGTGGACTGGGTGCATTGAGAGGCTTGGGTCCTGCGGCGTTGAGAGCGGCAGGACCTGTCGCGGCAGGCATCGCATTGTTGTTCAATAGCAGGGACACGAACGTAGGCGAGGCCGAATTCCTGGCAGCAAGGGACAATCCCGCGCTAAGGAGTAAAGAGGTTCTCGATGCGGTCAGGTACTTCGAGTCCAAGAAGGGCTACACCCGGGAGGCGGCCGTGGGGCTGGTGGCCAACCTGCAGGCCCAAAGCAACCTGGACCCCAGGGCCGTGGGCGCTGATGGCGCTTCCGCCGGCATCGGACTATGGAATCCGCGACGCCAGGCCGAGTTCAAGCGCATATATGGCATGGACCTGCGCGAGTCCACGGTTGAACAACAGCTGGATTTCGTCGCCAGCGAGTTGGAGAGCACCAGGCGTAGGGCGGGAGTACATCTGGCCGCCGCTACCACCCCGGCCCAGGCCAGCGTGGCCGTGTACCGCCACTTTGGATTGAACAAGTCCGAAGGGGCCAGCTCAAGCGAAGAGCGCAAGCTTGCCGCCGCTGCCGGGGCAATCTATGGGACGCTTTTCCTCGAAGATCAGGAACGAGGCGCCGCGGCTGCGGCTACGACGGTCGCGGCAGCCCAAGCCAGCGCTGCCGCCATCCCGAGCAGCACGGCAACCACCAGCAATACGTCCGAAACTCATATCCACGGCCCCATTACGGTTATGACGCAAGCGACGGATGGCGAGGGAGTCGCCCGCGATTTGGGACGTGTGGGGCGCTCCCAGAATCTCGTCCAACAAGGCAATACGGGGATGTTCTGATGCCGTTTATTCCTTTTCCCGATGTCCCGAGCGGTCCGGGCGTCCCCGCGGTCTTCCGCGCGGCGACGCTTCCTTCGGTCTTCGAACCGGCAAGCTTCGAACTTGCGGCGCTGACCGATAGGATCTTCGGTCCTCCTCGCTGGGGGCTGTATGGCGTCGATGGGCGGCAGATGCTGGTCTTCGAGACGTTCCTCAGCATTGCTTTCAATCAAGGCAGCCAGATATCCAGCTATCCCTCGGAGCAGGGCGGATTCTCGTCCTTCAACAAGGTCGATGCGCCATTCGAGGCGACCATCAAGCTGGCGCATGGCGGTGATCCGGCGTCGCGCAACATCATGTTGTCCGTGCTGGAGCGCATTGTCGGCAGCACGGAACTGTACTCAGTGGTGACGCCCGAGATCGTCTATCCGTCGGCCAACCTGGTGAAGTATTCGTACACCCGCGCAGACAAGAACGGCTCCAGCCTCCTGATCGTCGATCTGACGCTGCAGGAAGTCCGGCAGACGGCCGTCCAACTATCGCCGGCCACGCAGGACCCCAGCGGCGCGTATGAAGTGAGCAATGGCCAGGTGCAGGCGTTCGAGATTGACGCCTATCCCCGGCGCGACCAGAACAAGGTGGCGGATCTGGAGCCCATCCAATGAAGAGAATTCCCCTAAGACCCGTGCCGGCGCAAACGCTCAGCGTCGTGCTGTCCGGGCAGAACTGCCAGATCGCCGTCTACCAGAAGTCGACCGGGCTTTATCTGGATCTTGAACTCGACAATGCGCCCATCGTGACCACGGTGCTTTGCCATGACCGGGTACGGCTGGTGCGGTCAGCTTACCTGGGCTTCGTCGGCGATCTGGCTTTTGTGGACACTCAGGGCCACGTCGACCCGCAGCATCAGCATCTCGGTTCGCGTTTCGTCCTGGCATACCTGGAGCCTTTGGAACCATGAGCTTCATCAAACGCCGGCTGAACGTGACCATCAGCCTGGGCAAGGGGGAGTTCGGCGATGAGCAGGGGCCGGATGTGACGCTCAGCGGCTACAGGATGACGGTGGATATTCCTCTCCATACCGTATTCGAAAACAGTCCAATGACCCTGCAGATCCACGGACTGAATCAAGACCTGATGAACAAACTGACGACGATAGGACCCGTGATGACGGAGCGCCGGGGAAAGAATCTTGTCCGGATCGACGCAGCGGGAGACTCGGGTGTTCCCTGCGTGGTCTACGAAGGAGACATCGTCGAGGCCTGGGGTGGTTACGGAATGGGGGCAGAGGGCAAAGCGGCCGCGGGGGGCGTATTCACAGTCAAGACCGAGGTGGCTGGGGCCAAGCAGGTAAAGCCCGCATCCGCCAGGTCGTTTCCCGGCGCGAAAAAGGCGCAGGAAATCATGTGCGATATCGCCAAATCGATGGGATACAAGGGCGAAAAAAGCGGGGAGGACTATGTGTTGGCCGACCCCTATTTTTCCGGAACCGACATGGACCAACTACGCAGTTGCGCGAAGGCCGCCCGGGTCAATTTCACGATAGACCGCGGCATCTTGTCAGTCTGGCCGGAGGGCGGATACCGAAAGGGCGATCCGATTCTCGTGGCGCCGGAAACGGGGTTGATCGGATATCCGGCTTTTACGAGCAAGGGACTGCAACTGACGACGCTCTACAACCCGCACCTCGGCTTGGGAAAAAGAGTGCAGGTCATCAGCACCGTCGAACCCGCGCATGGCGAGTGGATCATTGTGAGTCTGTCCCACAAGCTGGAGGCAGAGGTGCCTGGCGGCGTCTGGCAGTCGGTGGCCGTATGCAAAAGGAATCTCAATGGCTAAGCAATACGGATACGCAGGGCTGGCGCAAGCCGGCCAGGGCGACAGCGAGTTCGGGGCCTTGCAGTTCCTGATCAGCCAGGCCCTGAATCGAGTCAGTACGGCGACGCTGGTCAAGGTGGTGTCGGTGACGAATGCAGGCGGACTGTCTCCGGTGGGTTTCGTCGATGTGCAGCCGCTCGTCAACCAGCTCGATGGCGCCGGCAATGCCGTGCCGCATGGGGTCCTGCATCGTCTTCCCTACTTTCGCCTTCAGGGCGGAGCGGACGCCGTCATCCTGGACCCGAAGGTCGGGGATATCGGGATGGCGGCTTTCGCGAATCGGGACATCTCTCTGGTGAAGACCTCGAAGGCGCAGAACAACCCCGGTTCCTGGCGTTCCCACGACATGGCGGACGGGCTGTATTTCGGCGGTCTGTTGAATGGAACCCCGGTGCAGTACGTGCAGTTCACGGCGGACGGCATCAACGTCGTGTCGCCCTCCAAGGTGACGGTGGCCGCACCCAATATCGAACTGAACGCCAGCGCGCAGTGCGCATTGAATTCGCCCCGGATCGTGCTGAACGGGACGGTGCAGCAAGGCGGCGGATCCTTCGGCGGCACGTCTACCTGGCAGGGCGACATGCACACGCTGGGTACGCTGCGCAACAACGGCAAGGACGTGGGCAGCACCCACACGCATTCCGGCGTGCAAAGCGGGCCGGCAAACACAGGAGCGCCCAATTGAACACGTTGCTGCTAGACCGGACGGCTTGGGACCTGGTGCTTGATGCCGCGGGAAACATCGCGCTGGCGACCAAGCCCTACGCCGTGGCGCAAGACGTCGCCAGCGCCATCAAGCTGTTCAAGGGGGAGCTGTTCTACAACACCGCCCCAGGCGTTCCGTATTGGGAAGAATTCCTGGGCCATCAACCGCCGCTGGCGTTGGTGCGGGAGCACGTCCGGCGAGCCGCGCTGACAGTCCCGGACGTGGCCGACGCGGTCTGCACGCTGACCTCCTATACCGACCGCGCCCTGGCGGGCTACGTCGCAATCACCCTGCAAGACGGAACGACGCAAACCGTCAGCTTCTGAGGAAACCATGCCGAACAACTCGAAAGTGCCGCGCGTGCAGTTCACGCCGGAAGGGCTGGTGCTGCCCAACGAATCCGCCATCCTCGCCGGCGTCCTGTCTGACATGGACGCGGCCTTCGGTGGCGGGCTGAATCCCGCGCTGGAAACGCCCCAGGGCCAGCTGGCCTCCAGCACCACCGCCATCATCGGCGACAAGAACAACGAGTTCGCGACCTACGTGAACCAGGTCGACCCGGCCTATGCGCAAGGGCGGATGCAGGACGCCATCGGGCGGATCTACTTCCTGGACCGCAAGCCGGGTACGCCTACCGCTGTCATCGCAACCTGCACGGGCCTGGCGGGCGTGACGATACCCGTGGGCGCGCGCGCCCAGGCGGTGGATGGCAATCTGTATCTGTGCACCCAGGCGGGAACGATACCGGCCAGCGGAAGCGTCGACCTGCCATTCGCTTGCTCGGTCGATGGGCCGGTGGATTGCGCGCCAGGCGCACTGAACCAGATATATCAGGCCATTCCCGGTTGGGAGTCGGTATCGAACGCCGATGCCGCAACGGTGGGCAGCCATGTGGAAAGCCGGGCCGAGTTCGAGGAGCGCCGGCGGCAGTCGGTGGCGCTGAACGCCCGCGGCTCGATCCCGGCGATCTACGCCAACGTGGCGAACGTGGAGGGCGTCATCGACGCCTACGTGACGGAGAACGATCTCTCCGTACCGAAGACGGTCGGCGGCGTCGTCCTGCGTCCGCACTCCATCTGGGTCGCGGTGACGGGCGGCGAGGCGGCGGACATCGCAGATGCCATCTGGCGCAAGAAGAGCAATGGCTCCGACTACAACGGCAACACCTCCTATACCGTGGAGGACAAGGAGGGA
The sequence above is drawn from the Achromobacter xylosoxidans genome and encodes:
- a CDS encoding phage tail tip lysozyme, translating into MATITDALLVTAGFDPKRFAADTITGAAGLGQMAENLGMSTERLSAWQMAAERAGGTAEAISAQLRESSGEVARFNRGSAADSLPAFFRNGGNVGDLKDGNTYLLARSRIIADLYQKDRAQAALAAQDMGISEGLFNLFKRGPDELERMLQVQEKRAAISGNDAQAAAQLRDRYLDLRDTFESVSVKVLLALMPAFERLISLAQGWGDYLLENRDEIVEWVDAAAQAIVKFVDAVDSAAQAVGGWQNVLLALGTLKILSWANSLLSLASALGAVATALGTLGGAGAARGLGALRGLGPAALRAAGPVAAGIALLFNSRDTNVGEAEFLAARDNPALRSKEVLDAVRYFESKKGYTREAAVGLVANLQAQSNLDPRAVGADGASAGIGLWNPRRQAEFKRIYGMDLRESTVEQQLDFVASELESTRRRAGVHLAAATTPAQASVAVYRHFGLNKSEGASSSEERKLAAAAGAIYGTLFLEDQERGAAAAATTVAAAQASAAAIPSSTATTSNTSETHIHGPITVMTQATDGEGVARDLGRVGRSQNLVQQGNTGMF
- a CDS encoding phage baseplate plug protein, which translates into the protein MKRIPLRPVPAQTLSVVLSGQNCQIAVYQKSTGLYLDLELDNAPIVTTVLCHDRVRLVRSAYLGFVGDLAFVDTQGHVDPQHQHLGSRFVLAYLEPLEP
- a CDS encoding baseplate hub protein; its protein translation is MSFIKRRLNVTISLGKGEFGDEQGPDVTLSGYRMTVDIPLHTVFENSPMTLQIHGLNQDLMNKLTTIGPVMTERRGKNLVRIDAAGDSGVPCVVYEGDIVEAWGGYGMGAEGKAAAGGVFTVKTEVAGAKQVKPASARSFPGAKKAQEIMCDIAKSMGYKGEKSGEDYVLADPYFSGTDMDQLRSCAKAARVNFTIDRGILSVWPEGGYRKGDPILVAPETGLIGYPAFTSKGLQLTTLYNPHLGLGKRVQVISTVEPAHGEWIIVSLSHKLEAEVPGGVWQSVAVCKRNLNG
- a CDS encoding phage baseplate protein; amino-acid sequence: MPFIPFPDVPSGPGVPAVFRAATLPSVFEPASFELAALTDRIFGPPRWGLYGVDGRQMLVFETFLSIAFNQGSQISSYPSEQGGFSSFNKVDAPFEATIKLAHGGDPASRNIMLSVLERIVGSTELYSVVTPEIVYPSANLVKYSYTRADKNGSSLLIVDLTLQEVRQTAVQLSPATQDPSGAYEVSNGQVQAFEIDAYPRRDQNKVADLEPIQ
- a CDS encoding baseplate J/gp47 family protein, with product MPNNSKVPRVQFTPEGLVLPNESAILAGVLSDMDAAFGGGLNPALETPQGQLASSTTAIIGDKNNEFATYVNQVDPAYAQGRMQDAIGRIYFLDRKPGTPTAVIATCTGLAGVTIPVGARAQAVDGNLYLCTQAGTIPASGSVDLPFACSVDGPVDCAPGALNQIYQAIPGWESVSNADAATVGSHVESRAEFEERRRQSVALNARGSIPAIYANVANVEGVIDAYVTENDLSVPKTVGGVVLRPHSIWVAVTGGEAADIADAIWRKKSNGSDYNGNTSYTVEDKEGYAYPYPSYVVTWETPAALPVRFAVQLADNPALPSDIVALTKQAIMDAFNGGDGGQRARIGSTIYASRFYAPISVLSPVVSILSLLLGSDTPSGASLAVPINRRPTITASDIAVTLI